GTAGGAAAGAACCATCTTTCTTATGGGCTTGCTTTAATTACTGGAAGGCTTCAGTAACTtctctctggagcctcctcttcatcccagggtcttttctgcccttctccaTGGCTGCTTTCTTCCCGCAAGCACcagcccctcctctcccctttctcttcccttgcaGATCTTACACCAACCATTTTGGACTGGTTCTCCATCCCCTACCCTTCTTACAGTATCTTTGGCAAGAAGCAAGTGCAGCTCACTGGAAAGTCTCTCCTGCCAGCACTGGTGTCAGAGCAGCCGTGGGACACTGCTttcagcagccagagccaccACGAGGTGACCATGTACTACCCCATGCGAGCGATCCAGCACCGGCAGTTCCGCCTCGTTCACAACCTCAACTACAAGATGCCCTTCCCCATCGACCAGGACTTCTACGTCTCACCCACTTTCCAAGACCTGCTCAACCGCACCAGGGCCGGGCAGCCAACCCACTGGAGCAAGTCCCTGCACCAGTACTACTACAGGGACCGCTGGGAGCTCTTTGACTGCAGCCAGGACCCCACGGAGAGCCAGAACCTGGCCTCCAACCCCCGCTACGCCGCTGTCCTCCGGCTGCTTCGCGCACAGCTCTTGAAGTGGCAGTGGGACACAGGGGACCCCTGGGTTTGTGCCCCTGATGCTGTCCTGGAGGAGAAACTGAGCCCCCAGTGCCGGCCACTGCACAACGAGCTGTGAGCATCACCTCTGCCTGGCATCGCCATTGCCAGGggacagccctgtgctgcccatCAGGCACAAGCGGAGCAAGATCTCGGCTGGGCCAGTCGCAAATCCCTGGGTGACACCctgaggctctgctctctggatTGCAAACACCATCTGGGCTTGGAGCTTTCAGGGATCCTCTGTTTTCAATCAGAGAAGCCTTAAGGATAGGTTGCTCCTCAAGAAAGCCTCTGGAGGAGAGGGCTCCGCTTGTACTTGGAGCTGAGGGtgtcctgggcagctcctggcaccgcAGAGTCTGTGTGGCACTGCTTGCTACACAGTGAGGAGATGGCAGGGATGCAGTTTAATGTAACAGAATACACAAAGCACCCAAAGTACACAGTGACAGcgtctgctccctccctgtgcagcagagGCTCGACCAGAGTCAGCCTGAGCTGGGAGCCCCCAAGGGCAGCAGTCCCTGGGCTCAGAACCAGCTGGACAGATGGGGCAAggggctgtgtggcacagccagggctgcaagagcagccGGGGGACCTCCAATGCTCTGGGAAATGGGGTGAAGCCTGCAACAGGTGCAAGTGAccttgctggcagcccagggatggagctggggaggacTGCAGCCAGGGTGGGCTGAACCAGGGGGCACTCCAGCCAGGACAGGCAGTAGCAGAGAGGCAAAAGGGCACAGCTTCAAGCTGCTTccagcaaacagcagctttATTCACAGCACTGTTCCCTTACCCCACTGTGCAGATCTCCCTCCCCAAAAGAATAGCCAGGAGATTGCCCACAGTCCCTCCACAGGTTACCAGCTCTGCCTGTTAACAGGTTTGCTGTCTTCCAAGGCACTCTGGTGGTTTTCCCCCATCCTGGGGGAGGTAAGAGGTTCCCCATCCCCAGGGGCTGCACAAGGCCTGCCAGGACAAGTCCAGTGCACACAGTGATGAGCTCATATCAGAAAGGAAGGCAAATCCTAGGAGCTGAATTGCATGGAGAAGCAGCAACTGTTCTGTTTCTCCACAGTATGGGATGGATTAGGCTCCAGAgatgaaggcagcagcatcaTCTCTCCCTGCTGAACAGCACGAAGCAAGCCTGGGCTCAGGACCAAGTGATCACAAACTGCTCCCACATGGGCAGTGATACAGGGACTCTCAGcacctggaggggagaaggaagggtcACAGCACACTGAGGACTGGccaggacagagcctgaagggtGTCAGACCAAGGGCCTTCCTCAGGGTGCACACAGagatgcagcctggcacagccccagtCTTGCAGACCCCCTAGAAAACGTGCCCATAGcagacagcctcagcagcagagctgtgtcactgctctctgcagagctccagccccATCACCATGCACTGTTTCCATCCATCTCCCCATCCTTGTCCCCTTTCATGGTCTAATCCAGCCCCAGAACAGCAATCCATCCCATGCCAGGCAACCCTTTACACTTGGTGCCAAAAAATAGGTACTGATGCCACCACCGGGGCCAAAACCAGCCAGCTCCTtggctgagccctgctggcagctccccaCCACCATCACCCCCTCTCATGATAGGGTTGAGCACTCACCTGGGTGTCATTGCGATAGGAGAAGTCATCCACAAGGTCACCATTGGCCAGAACTTGACGGGGAGGGCTGGTGACACCCAGCACAGTCACAGCCTCCAGCAGGACCCCATCGAGGTGAGCACTCGCCTGTAGCAgctggctgagcacagcaccctgtggggacagggaaCTGTCATCCTGCACTCTCAGGTGCCAGCCACCCTGTGTGCACCCAGGGCTCCTCCATGTGCCCTGCCCAACAGGCTGCCTGTCTGCAGGGCATTGCATGGGCATGctgccatctctggagagcagctaagCCTTTTATCAGGACAGAACTGGAGAGCATCAACTGCTGTGCAAGATGACAGCAGAAAGCTCTCTGGAGTAGCATCTCTCCCTCCTAAAAGGGCTCACAGCAGGGTAGAGCCCTCATGGGACCTCACCACCCCATCAGCACACAGTGGTGCAGCTGCTCAGTCTGACTCCTTTGGCACAATACAGCTTGGCTGCACCAGGGCATGGTGCTGCCTCTGACCAGGCGTCCCATAGACACTAGCACCTACATGTGGCAGCAAAGGCCTGGATGTAGGCAGTGCCTCCTCACTCACACGCGTGGCCAGGAAGAGGATCTCAGTGTAGTCTCCCTTCTcaaagctctgccagctctcccCATCATCCCAGAACAGGTCTCCTCTGGCGAAGCCATCTGGTGTCAGTGCCACAACCAAGGCCATGCCCTTCTTGCGGGACTGGGCAGTGCTGAACGCAGGCTCCTGGGGCACAGGATTAGGAACAGCTTCAAGTACTGCCTGAGTAGctttcccccagcccctgccaagcaccacaggctcagctccttcagccatgTCCAGGCTGCTGGTGACTGTCACAGCCCTCCGCCCTGCCCCATCACAGGTGGGGGCTGGCCAGGCAGGTTGCAGTGGCATCACCACAGTGCTGAGAGGCTCACCTGCAAGGGCAGGATGTATCCAGCACGGACGTGAACATTAATGGTGTCCAGGGGAGCTGGTAAGAggatccactgccccttgctgtGGATGGTGGAGTCCTAAACAAGAGGAAGGAACAGACACAGGGCATGGTGTGGCTGAGAGGGTCTCAACCCAAGGTTACCACTCTTGAATGGCCACAAGCAAAGGCAGGCaaggcacagccctgggggGCTGATACCAGCAGTGGGGTGCAGGAACCCACTCGTGACCACCTGAAAGCCCTGAGGCAGAGAAAGGGAGCacccacccctgccaggctgtACCACGTCCCCGCTGGGAAGTAGCCGCTGACTTTGGTCTTTCCTGCCTCCAACACGGGTGTGATGAGCAGGCCCCcaccccacagcagctggcGGTCCACAGTCCACGTGTTGGGGTCCTTAGGGAACCTGGGGAAGGATAGGGAAGGGTAGTGCAGCCCCAGGGAGAACCTGCACCCACCTGCCGCTGAGCCTGGCACCCGTCGGCCTCGGCCAGGCTGGCACTCACTCGAGGAAGAGAGGCCGTGCCACCGTCTCCCCGGCGGAGTGAGCGCGGTGGAAGAGGGTGTagaggaagggcaggagggagTAGCGGAGGCGGAGGGCACTCCTcatggctgcctgggcagccgCGCTGAAGGCATATGGctcctgtggctgcaggagagaGGCCAAAGGAGGATGCTCAGACCACAAAGGGAGGAACAAAGGGTGCCTTTTGAGCACGTGGGGTGGCATCCTGCGAGGCATGAGCCTGGCACCAATGGCACATGTCACAGCAGCCACACCAGCCACCCTACCCTGCCGGCAGGGCAGCTGCTTGCACAACCCCAGAGCATCCACCCCTGCCCCATCCACACAGCCACCACCCTGCACACTGCCTGCCGGGGTGCTCACCCGGGCACCGTGGTCGTTGTGATTCCTCATGAAGGGGTAGAAGGCGCCCAGCTGGGTCCAGCGCACACACAGCTCCTCGGACGTGTCTCCAGCAAAGCCACAGATGTCAGCGcccaccagtggcactccaAAGAGGTTGAAGAGCAGCACTTCTACGGAGGGGGCAGAAAGGGCATCCGGGTCATGGAGGCCACAGAGAAGGCCTCAGCTATGGGGGAAGTGCAGGAGGAAAGCGGTGGTGGATGTGACCCCAGGACCTTGCAGCCTACCTGGTACAGAGTAgtacagctgctcccagctgctgctgacgtCCCCTGTCCAGTGCCCTGCGTAGCGCCCGTGCCCAGCAAACGTGGAGCGTGAGATGATAAAGGGACGCTGGCCCCGGATCCTCAGCAGTGCGCTGTGGGCaggacagcagctgctcagcaccactcagacagggctgctcagcaccactcAGACAGGAAAGGGGTTCAgtggctcccagcagcaccacagaactAGGACAAGCCAGGGCAGACATCCAGTGCCATCTCATCCATGGGTCAGGGGACACAAGACAGTGCTCAGGACACAATTCTccagcccaggagccagcatgaCCACACTGCACCCACTCAAGACCCATCCAGCActaggctggcagcagcaggtagCTGTGTTACAAACCAAACCCTCACCCACCCATTGAACACCCACCATGCCCCAATTGCCCACACTACAATGCAGGCTCCTGGCTCTGGCATCCCCTGGGATGCACATCAACTCCTCACGGACAGCTAGAGCTGTGGCACGAGCCCCAGGCTTACTCGTGGGTGGCAATGGCCTCGGTCAGCCCATAGAGGCTGTGCAGGTTGTAGTGGGAGGACAGGtactgctggctggaggcacaGATGGTCCCAGCTTGGAGGCGTCCTCCAAACACACCTGCATGGGAGAGGTAGTGACTCAGAGCCCACCTGGTGGGGACTGGAGCATGCCCTGGGCTTCTCCTGGGGCTCCCCATACCTGGCACATAAAGTGGCTGCTCCAGGATGTTGTTGGGGCAGCCATCCTGGGAGCCATCCACAAAGTTGGACGGCTCGTTCATGTCCTTTGGAGGGcaagggaagaggagggaagggaaacaatgggATGGTCTCACTGCCACACTGGAGCCCAGCTGGGGACCCACAGGTGGCAGCTTTGCGGGAGACACTCACAATCCACATGCCATCGAAGGGCACTTGATCATGGAAGTCCTTCACCATGTCATGCCACCACTCGTGAGTCTCTGGGTTGGTGAAGTCCGGGAAGGCTGTCGGACCCGGCCAGAcctggagcagggagagagcGACAGGCAAAGACCTGCTGTCCTCGGGCCTGCTGCACCCCACAGCCCCCATGTCTCACCCCATTCTCCACTACAGCCATTCCGTGGGTGACTCCCTCCAGCTCTCAGGGTCCTTCCCAACGTGGCTCCACTGAAGCCCCCTCACACAGGGACTGGGGCTGCACCCCACACGCACCTTCCCAATCAGGGGCTGCCCCGTGGAGTTGCGGATGAAGACTCCTCGCTTCAGTCCCTCGTCGTACGGCTTGTAGGTGCCAGGAGGCCCTGAGCTGCTGATCCCAGGATCCTGACAGGGCACAAAGCCAGGGCTTCACCAGCACGGGCAGGAGACAGCCTCCCTCACCTTCCTCAAAGGAAGCTCCATCATCATCCACGGGGGCAGCCGGGACCCTCAGTACCAGCCTCCCTGTGGGggagctccagcacagccaagGATGTCACTCACCACAATCATGATGTACCTCAGGCCACGGCGGTGGAAGTCCTGCACCATCTCTGGGTAGTCCTTAAAGTTTTTCTTGTTGAAGGTGAAATCCCTCTTGGCATCTGCATAATCCAGGTCATTCCACTGCACGTCCTGGCGATGGTGGCATTGGTGCTCA
This is a stretch of genomic DNA from Pogoniulus pusillus isolate bPogPus1 chromosome 11, bPogPus1.pri, whole genome shotgun sequence. It encodes these proteins:
- the GAA gene encoding lysosomal alpha-glucosidase, with protein sequence MPAPRSLVAAAALLVLAATPSPGTASCDLPSDDRFDCGPERLLSREDCEARGCCYVPAGPGPPWCFFPQGYRSYRAENLTATATGYTARLRRVAASFLPEDVCCLRLDLALETPTRLRFTLRDSARQRYEVPLATPQVSGRATSTLYEVQVNQDPFGLVVYRQRDGRVLLNTTVAPLFFADQFLQISTSLPSRFVSGLGEHLTPLILSTAWTRVTLWNRDMAPAPQVNLYGSHPFYLVLEDGGSAHGVFLLNSNAMDVLLQPSPALTWRTTGGILDFYIFLGPDPKSVVRQYLDVVGYPFMPPYWGLGFHLCRWGYSSTDITREVVANMSAARFPQDVQWNDLDYADAKRDFTFNKKNFKDYPEMVQDFHRRGLRYIMIVDPGISSSGPPGTYKPYDEGLKRGVFIRNSTGQPLIGKVWPGPTAFPDFTNPETHEWWHDMVKDFHDQVPFDGMWIDMNEPSNFVDGSQDGCPNNILEQPLYVPGVFGGRLQAGTICASSQQYLSSHYNLHSLYGLTEAIATHDALLRIRGQRPFIISRSTFAGHGRYAGHWTGDVSSSWEQLYYSVPEVLLFNLFGVPLVGADICGFAGDTSEELCVRWTQLGAFYPFMRNHNDHGARPQEPYAFSAAAQAAMRSALRLRYSLLPFLYTLFHRAHSAGETVARPLFLEFPKDPNTWTVDRQLLWGGGLLITPVLEAGKTKVSGYFPAGTWYSLAGDSTIHSKGQWILLPAPLDTINVHVRAGYILPLQEPAFSTAQSRKKGMALVVALTPDGFARGDLFWDDGESWQSFEKGDYTEILFLATRGAVLSQLLQASAHLDGVLLEAVTVLGVTSPPRQVLANGDLVDDFSYRNDTQVLRVPVSLPMWEQFVITWS